The following proteins are encoded in a genomic region of Hoeflea phototrophica DFL-43:
- a CDS encoding DUF2730 family protein, with protein sequence MNELKEWLGLAALAISVGGFIYAWITSRSKVNAEHLKSVDATLANHALRIQAIEGELKHLPAKDDVNDLKLALAELRGTVGRLDESLNGISRTVRRVEDFLMKEGS encoded by the coding sequence GTGAACGAGCTCAAGGAATGGCTGGGGCTTGCCGCGCTCGCCATCTCGGTCGGCGGCTTCATCTATGCCTGGATCACCTCGCGCTCGAAGGTCAATGCAGAGCACCTCAAAAGCGTCGATGCGACGCTTGCCAATCACGCGCTGCGGATTCAGGCGATCGAGGGCGAGCTCAAGCATCTGCCGGCCAAGGACGATGTCAACGATCTCAAACTGGCGCTGGCCGAACTGCGCGGCACGGTCGGCCGGCTCGATGAAAGCCTCAACGGCATTTCGAGGACTGTTCGACGGGTCGAGGATTTCCTGATGAAGGAAGGAAGCTGA